The following are from one region of the Pirellulaceae bacterium genome:
- a CDS encoding sigma-70 family RNA polymerase sigma factor has product MAEFFDFHNDVFVLAVIRRRVLLLARAPVFNESEVDDLVQEIHLRLMRSIQSYDPAIGHPYPFLCTAIQRIASKIFRERSTVKRHTSGRCSLSEVVRGADGESCELYQLLRQEDQDRRLCRKTARSDEERASIRMDLSSAIQKLPPVCQEIVRRLRTQNVSEISREMGIPRTTINDWLRQIRQQFDDAGLRAYLEE; this is encoded by the coding sequence ATGGCTGAATTTTTTGATTTTCACAATGACGTGTTTGTCCTAGCGGTGATTCGACGTCGTGTCCTGCTTTTGGCTAGGGCGCCAGTTTTTAACGAAAGCGAGGTTGATGATCTAGTTCAAGAAATCCATTTACGACTAATGCGGAGCATTCAGTCCTATGATCCAGCGATAGGCCATCCTTATCCGTTCCTATGTACCGCGATCCAACGTATCGCCTCAAAGATCTTTCGGGAAAGGTCGACGGTCAAGCGGCACACGAGCGGCAGGTGCAGTTTGAGCGAGGTTGTCCGCGGCGCTGACGGTGAATCCTGCGAGCTTTACCAGCTTCTGCGGCAGGAAGACCAGGACCGAAGGCTATGTCGAAAGACAGCTCGAAGTGATGAAGAGCGAGCCAGTATTCGAATGGATTTGTCATCAGCAATCCAGAAGCTGCCACCGGTTTGCCAAGAGATTGTTCGCCGGCTCAGAACGCAAAATGTGTCTGAAATTTCGCGGGAAATGGGAATCCCGAGAACGACGATCAACGATTGGCTGCGTCAGATCCGTCAGCAGTTTGATGACGCCGGGCTCAGAGCGTATCTCGAGGAATAG